In Turicibacter sanguinis, a genomic segment contains:
- a CDS encoding ABC transporter ATP-binding protein codes for MSERRRVLSIRDLEISFGTTAGKVSAIRGVRLDLYQGETLAIVGESGSGKSVTTKAILGILSENGQVEKGSILFSYDRDGEVVTRDLTQLTSKQMQKHIRGKRIAMVFQDPMTSLDPTMTIGHQIIEGMREHYKISKDEARKKAIELLEIVGITDPEKRYKQYPHQLSGGMRQRVVIAIALACEPELLICDEPTTALDVTIQAKILKLLKEIQEKTNVAIIFITHDLGVVANIADYVAVMYAGKIIEKGSVEEIFYDPRHPYTWGLLSSIPDLESDDEYLYTIPGSPPNLLNQVEGDAFAPRNAVALHIDYRLEPPMYNVGGKHRVASWLMDERAPHVEMPEALKRRIEKMKRGGQ; via the coding sequence ATGAGTGAAAGACGACGAGTGTTATCGATTCGTGATTTAGAGATTTCGTTTGGAACGACAGCTGGTAAGGTAAGTGCTATACGTGGGGTTCGCCTTGATTTATATCAGGGGGAGACGTTAGCGATTGTAGGAGAAAGTGGAAGTGGGAAATCAGTTACGACGAAAGCTATTTTAGGAATTTTGAGTGAGAACGGTCAGGTTGAGAAGGGAAGCATTCTTTTTTCGTACGACCGAGATGGTGAAGTGGTGACGCGTGATTTGACACAACTTACAAGTAAACAGATGCAAAAGCATATTAGAGGAAAGCGAATTGCGATGGTATTTCAAGATCCAATGACTTCTTTAGATCCAACTATGACGATTGGGCATCAGATTATTGAAGGAATGCGAGAACATTATAAGATTTCAAAGGATGAAGCTCGTAAGAAAGCCATTGAATTGTTAGAAATAGTGGGTATTACGGATCCTGAAAAACGTTATAAACAGTATCCACATCAGTTATCTGGTGGAATGCGTCAACGGGTCGTGATTGCAATTGCATTAGCTTGTGAACCGGAGTTGTTAATTTGTGATGAACCGACAACGGCGCTTGATGTTACGATTCAGGCCAAGATTTTGAAGTTATTAAAAGAGATTCAGGAAAAAACGAATGTTGCGATTATTTTTATTACCCATGATTTAGGGGTGGTGGCTAATATCGCTGATTATGTTGCGGTGATGTATGCCGGTAAGATTATTGAAAAGGGATCAGTTGAAGAGATTTTTTATGATCCAAGACATCCTTATACCTGGGGATTGTTGTCATCGATTCCAGATTTAGAATCGGATGATGAGTACTTATACACAATTCCAGGTTCTCCACCAAATTTATTGAATCAAGTTGAGGGTGATGCGTTTGCGCCAAGAAACGCGGTAGCTTTACATATCGACTATCGATTAGAGCCGCCTATGTATAATGTAGGAGGAAAGCATCGTGTAGCTTCTTGGTTAATGGATGAGCGAGCACCGCACGTTGAGATGCCCGAAGCGTTAAAACGTCGGATTGAGAAGATGAAGCGAGGTGGTCAGTAA